The Desulfovibrio subterraneus nucleotide sequence CCTCGCACCGGACATGCTGTACAACCCTACGAAGGCAGCGTAATTACTCACTCCCTCCTTTGTAAAAAAATTCGGGCGCTCTACAAATTTCTCTTGCCAAATGGAGAGTATTTCGCTTAAGAATCCTCCTCGACGAAGCAATTCGTCACTCCGTGCCCAAGTGGTGGAATTGGTAGACACGCTAGGTTCAGGGTCTAGTGAGGGTTCCCTCATGGAGGTTCGAGTCCTCTCTTGGGCACCACGGAAGATGATAAAAGGCTCCGGCTAACGCCGGAGCCTTTTTCATTTCCTTTTTCAGCCATCGCATGCGGCAAATCATGCCCCCGGAATATATTTTGCTTTACGGATATCAATTTCCGTTACACGGCACTATTTACCGGAGGAGCACCATGAGCATCATCCCCGTGACCGGCAACAACTTCTGGAGTTCCGGCAACACGAAAAAGGCCACCCCTGCGGCGACAGGGTTTGCGGAGCAACTTGACGCTGCGGAACGTTCCAAAACTGCAGCCACCGGCAATAGCGATGCAGCACCGGCTGTTCCTTCCATGGCGGATTGGATAGAGCGGGCCCGGCAGTTTTATGCAGGGCAGACGGAAGACGAAAAAACACCGTACTTTATTCCGCGCACCACCGCCCTGCCCGAAGGTGTTGTCCCCGTAGAATCGGATGCCGATCCCGAATATTTTCAGGGGCGCAAGGTTGTCGGCTATATGGACGGCCTGCCTGTAACCCAGGAAACACCGGAAGAAGAGGCCGCAGCCGTGGCCGAACTTACCGAAAAGATGCTGGCCCGGGGGCAGAAGGCAGACGAAATGGTCTTTGTGAAAGCCAACAAGCCTATCTTTCAGGAACCCGTCGGCCCGCTGCTCGGCCACCATGTTGTGACCGCCGTGATGATCACACAGCCGCTTGTTCCGGTGACAGACCCCGCCGTTCTTGCACAACTGCGAAGTGCCTTGCAAAATCTGCCGGAGCACCCCGCCGGCGCATGATAGCAACAAAAAACGCCGCCCCTTGGGGCGGCGTTTCTGACTGCTGACAAAGTCATTTCTGGTATTTTTGGGCTCCGCCGGGCAGGAACCTAACGTTCCTGCACCTCGTATAAGTGATGCCAATCTGTTCTTGGACCCCAGTTCCGGCTTAACGGGAATGTGGTTTTACTGAAAACGAAAGTTCATCATTTCATTTATCCGGCATGGACTACGGACACACACTACATGGTGAACATGAGCATGTTGGGCCTTTCGGAAATCTGCGGCACAGCGGCAAACTCACGCTCCGCATTCTCGCGCATACGCTCCATGGTCTCCCCTGCGATGAGGCGCCCGAACAGGCGGTTCCCGTAGGTAAAGTTGGCGGCATAATACAGCACGAATTTCTTGTACATCTTGATGGCGCGGCTGGGGATATTCCACTTCTCAATGGCATCCAGAAAGGCAAACAGCGCTTCGCGGTAGGTCTCTTCAGCAGGCACGAAGCCCTGCGTCCATTCCGCAAACACCCACGGGCGGGCTATGCCTATGCGCCCGAGAGATACGCCGTCGCAGCCTGTGGCATCGAGCATGCGCAGGCAGTCTCCGGCCGTGAACACGTTGCCGTTTCCGAATACGGGAACGGAAACCGCCTGCTTGACGAGGCGGATATGATCCGTTCTTGGGGGTCTGCTTCTTCTGTCCGGCGCAACACGGGGGTGAAAAGTGAGCGCATCAGCTCCGGCCTGTTCCAGCATTCTGGCAAAGGCCACAGCCGGTTCAGGCTCTGCCTGCCATCCGGTACGGAATTTGACCATGACAGGAATATCCACGGCGCTGCGTACCTTTTCCACCATGCGGCAGGCACGCTCAGGATCGCGCATAAGGTCCGCGCCGCATCCCTTGTAGACAATGGGGGCCACGGAGCAGCCCATATTAATGTCCACCCCCCAGAACCCTTCCGCCTGAATACGCTCTGCGGCAAGGGCCATGTCGTCGGGATCGGCCCCGAATATCTGGCAGACAAGTGTGGAAAGTTCTTCGGGCCGCCAGCTGAACACGGGCGACACGGCGGGCTTTTCCGTCGGCACGGCACGGGCACTGCACATGCCGGTGAATTGCAGGCCCCAGCCGCCGAAGCGGGATGCAACCTCGCGAAAGGCCACATGACCGAGCCCGGCCATGGGTGCAAGCCACAGGCGGTTGGCCACGCTTCTGCCGCGAATCTGCAAGGGGGCATTCAACCGTTCGGAGAGAGCGGACACAGCTGAGATATCACTTGCCTGCATATGACTCGCTGCCACTAGGCGCACAGACCATACAGGCAACGTTCCAGCACCACCTCGCCATCCAGCGTCAGCACACGGAAAACGCCATCCTCGTACAGGCCGTAGGAAGGCTCGTTTCCTTCCTTGGGCAGAGAACAGGAACCGGGGTTCCAGATGCCTATGCCGTTCACTAAGTGTGCGCGCGGAACATGCGTATGGCCGTAGGCAAAGACATCACCTTCAACCAGCGGCGGCAACTTGGATTCTGTCCAGAGATGCCCGTGGGTCAGAAAAATGCGCATGCCGTCAATGAAGAGCCACGAATAGTCCGTGCGGATGGGGAACTCCAGCAGCGTCTGGTCCACTTCGGAATCGCAGTTACCGCGCACGGCGATGATGCGGTCCTTGTAGCTGTTGAAAAAGGCCGCTGTCGCACGCGGGTCATACCCTTCCGGCAAGGGATTGCGGGGCCCGTGGTACAGGATATCGCCCAGCACCACTATGGCGTCCAGAGAATCAGGCTCTGCCGCGGCAAACACAGTCTGTGCACGGGGAAGAGAGCCGTGAATGTCAGAAATAAACAATATCTTCATAGCCAGTTACAACTTCTTTGCTGAATTTTGCGTGAGAGCCGCCCTGTACGCAGACATCGCCCGCTAAAAAAAGGGCAACCCGCCACGCGATGGAGGCGGGTCTATACCGGTTCATACGGCAGCGCAACCCGAAAAAGCAACGGGCAGCCGTTGCCATGCGGCAACGGCCTGCTACCTTTGACAGAAAATTACAGATACGCGCTACAGCACATCTATCTTGATGCGCCTTGGCACCTGCTCTTCCCGTCTGGGAATAAAGATGCTGAGCACACCATTCACGAGCTGTGCGCCTATGCGCTGCTTGTCCATGGTATCGGTCAGGGAAAACTGCGCATGGTACTCCACATCGCCGAACTCCATGGCATGCACGCGTTCACCGCCGCACAGGCCATAGCTGGAAGAAGCCTGAATGGTCAGCTCGTCTTCCTCGATATGAACCACAAGATTTTCCCGGCGCGCCCCGGGCATGTCCAGATAGAGATAGAAACCGTCTTCGCGTTCCACAAAGTCCGCAGCTGGACGGATTCTCGGGGCCTTGCCGCAACGTTCAGGTGACTGGTTATGATGCATGGCCAACCTCTAGCGCGATTCTATATGAATGGTCTGCGGACGGGCCGTAGCCGACTTGGGCAATATGATTTCGAGCACGCCGTCGCGCATGGTTGCGCGCACATGCTCCCCGCTGATCGGCACATTGAGCCGCACCACCCGCTGGAAGGGGCCGGTGGGCCGCTCCTGCCTGTAGTACTTGCCCTTCACGGGTTTGATTTCGCCCTTGAGCACCAGCGTCTTGTCGGTCAGGGTCAGTTCAACGTCGTCCAGTCCCACACCGGGGATGAGCGCACGCACCACCAATACCTTGTCGTCTTCGCCGATATACAGCGGAGGAAATGCCACCTGCCTGCCGCCGGTAGTATACGGCTGCGCCATTTCGCCCATCATGCGGTCCAGCAGATGCGGAAAATCATAAAACGAACCGAAGTCCATTACCATGCTTCTTCTCCTGCCTTGTTTCGGTATGCCCCGCAGCCTGAACATGCAGCATTATGCCAGCCATCATCCTGATCAGGCACGGGTTTTCCAAATCATGGTAAGC carries:
- a CDS encoding tRNA dihydrouridine synthase, which codes for MSALSERLNAPLQIRGRSVANRLWLAPMAGLGHVAFREVASRFGGWGLQFTGMCSARAVPTEKPAVSPVFSWRPEELSTLVCQIFGADPDDMALAAERIQAEGFWGVDINMGCSVAPIVYKGCGADLMRDPERACRMVEKVRSAVDIPVMVKFRTGWQAEPEPAVAFARMLEQAGADALTFHPRVAPDRRSRPPRTDHIRLVKQAVSVPVFGNGNVFTAGDCLRMLDATGCDGVSLGRIGIARPWVFAEWTQGFVPAEETYREALFAFLDAIEKWNIPSRAIKMYKKFVLYYAANFTYGNRLFGRLIAGETMERMRENAEREFAAVPQISERPNMLMFTM
- a CDS encoding Hsp20/alpha crystallin family protein codes for the protein MVMDFGSFYDFPHLLDRMMGEMAQPYTTGGRQVAFPPLYIGEDDKVLVVRALIPGVGLDDVELTLTDKTLVLKGEIKPVKGKYYRQERPTGPFQRVVRLNVPISGEHVRATMRDGVLEIILPKSATARPQTIHIESR
- the yfcE gene encoding phosphodiesterase, with product MKILFISDIHGSLPRAQTVFAAAEPDSLDAIVVLGDILYHGPRNPLPEGYDPRATAAFFNSYKDRIIAVRGNCDSEVDQTLLEFPIRTDYSWLFIDGMRIFLTHGHLWTESKLPPLVEGDVFAYGHTHVPRAHLVNGIGIWNPGSCSLPKEGNEPSYGLYEDGVFRVLTLDGEVVLERCLYGLCA
- a CDS encoding Hsp20/alpha crystallin family protein — protein: MHHNQSPERCGKAPRIRPAADFVEREDGFYLYLDMPGARRENLVVHIEEDELTIQASSSYGLCGGERVHAMEFGDVEYHAQFSLTDTMDKQRIGAQLVNGVLSIFIPRREEQVPRRIKIDVL